The Streptomyces rimosus genomic interval GGACCACGCCCGCCGCGACACCCGCGTTCAGCGACTCCGCGCCGCCCGGCATCGGGATGCGTACGCGGACGTCGCAGGTCTCGCCGACCAGCCGCGACAGGCCCTTGCCCTCGCTGCCGACGACGATGACGACGGGGCCGTCCAGCACCTCCAGGTCCTGGAGCTCCATCTCGCCGTCCGCCGCGAGGCCCACGACGGTCATGCCCGCCTTCTGGTAGCCCTCCAGGGTGCGCGTCAGGTTCGTGGCGCGCGCGACCGGCGTACGGGCCGCCGTGCCCGCCGAGGTCTTCCACGCGCCCGCCGTCATACCGGCGGCGCGCCGCTCCGGCACGACCACGCCGTGTCCGCCGAACGCGGCGACGGAGCGCACCACGGCGCCCAGGTTGCGCGGGTCGGTGACGCCGTCCAGCGCGACGATCAGCGGGTCCTCGCCGTCGTCGAAGGCGGCGGCCGCCAGGTCCTCGGGGTGCGCGTACTCGTAGGGCGGCACCTGGAGGACGAGGCCCTGGTGGTTGAGCCCGTTGGTCATCCGGTCGAGCTCGGGGCGCGGCGCCTCCATCAGGTTGATGCCGCGGTCGGCGGCGAGCTGCAGCGCCTCGCGCACCCGCTCGTCGTTCTCGATGAACTGCTGCACGTACAACGTCGTCGCGGGCACGCCGTCGCGCAGCGCCTCGAAGACCGGGTTACGGCCGACGACCAGCTCCGAGGTGCCCTTGGCGCCGCCGCGGCGCGGGGCCGGGCGCCGGTGGGCGGCCTGCTTGGCCTTGGCGTTGGCGATGCGGTTCTTCACATGTCCCTTGCGCGCGGACGCGGGCGGGGTCGGGCCCTTGCCTTCCAGGCCCCGGCGCCGCTGGCCGCCGCTGCCGACCTGCATGCCCTTCTTGTTGGACGTGCGGCGGTTCCTGCGCTGGCTGTTGCCGGCCATGGGTCACCTGTCTCTTCACTGCTCTCGACGTCTCGCGACGTGGAGTGGATACGTACGTACGGATGTGTGTCTGGTGCGCCGGGCGCAGGTGTGCTGTGCGCCCGGCGCGTGTCTGCAAGAAGTGTCGCCTGTAGACGGCCGGTACGGCCAACCGGCCGGTGCGGCGAGCCGCTGCCGACCGGTTGCCGTGGATGCCTGCCCCGAGCGACGCCTCAGGACGACGGTCAGCCTCAGGACAGCGACCAGCGGGGCCCCGAAGGGGTGTCCTCGATGGCCAGACCGGACTGCTGGAGCTGGTCGCGGATGGCGTCGGCGGTCGCGTAGTCCTTACGGGCGCGGGCCGCCTGGCGCTGCTCCAGGACCAGCCGGACGAGCGAGTCGACGACGCCGTGCAGGTCCTCGCCGCGGTCCGTGCCACCGCCCGACCAGTGCTCGTCCAGCGGGTCCAGGCCCAGCACGCCGAGCATGGCGCGGACCTCCGCCAGGCGCGCGACGGCCGATTCCTTGTCGTCGGCGGTCAGCGCGGAGTTTCCCTGCCGGACGGTGGTGTGCACGATGGCGAGCGCCTGCGGGACGCCGAGGTCGTCGTCCATCGCCTCGGCGAAGGCCGGCGGCACCTCGGCGGCGGGCTCGACCGGGCCGGCCTTCTCCACCACCCGCTGGACGAAGCCCTCGATCCGCGCGAACGCGGACTCGGCCTCGCGCAGCGCCTCCTCGCTGTACTCGATCATCGAGCGGTAGTGCGGGGTGCCCAGGTAGTAGCGCAGCACGATCGGGCGCCAGCGCTTGACCATCTCCGAGACCAGCACCGAGTTGCCCAGCGACTTGGACATCTTCTCGCCGCTCATGGTCACCCAGGCGTTGTGGCACCAGTAGCCGGCGAAGTCGTCGCCGTACGCCTTGGCCTGCGCGATCTCGTTCTCGTGGTGCGGGAAGACCAGGTCGACGCCGCCGCCGTGGATGTCGAAGGCGGCGCCCAGGTACTTGTGCGCCATGGCCGAGCACTCCAGGTGCCAGCCGGGCCGGCCGCGGCCCCAGGGGGTCTCCCAGCTCGGCTCGCCCGGCTTCGCCGCCTTCCACATGGCGAAATCGCGCGGGTCGCGCTTGCCGGTCTCGCCCTCGCCGGAGGGCTGGAGCAGGTTGTCCAGCTCCTGGTTGGACAGCTCCAGGTAGCCCGGGAAGGACCGTACGTCGAAGTAGACGTTGCCGTCCGCCGCGTAAGCGTGACCGCGGTCAATCAGGCCCCGCATCATTTCGATCATCTCGGGGATGTGACCGGTCGCGCGCGGCTCGTACGTGGGGCGCAGGCAGCCGAGCGTGTCGTAGGCCGTGTTGAAGGCGACCTCGTTCTCGTAGCCGATCGCCCACCACGGACGGCCCTGGTCGGCGGCCTTCGTGATGATCTTGTCGTCGATGTCCGTGACATTCCGGATGAACGTCACGTCGTAGCCGCGGTGGAGGAACCAGCGGCGCATGATGTCGAAATTCAGCCCCGACCGGATGTGCCCGATGTGCGGTGCGGCCTGCACGGTCGCGCCACACAGGTAGATCGAGACACAGCCCGGCGTGAGCGGGGTGAAATCACGAGTCTGCCGGGCGCTGGTGTCGTACAGGCGAATAGTCACGCGTCAAGGGTAGTCCGAACCGGACAGTGCCCCGCGACCCCCGGGGCACACGGTCACAGAAGCGTGATATTTCCCCTCGACGCGACGCATGTGGACACCGCGGCCTCAGATTCGGCCGATCACCTTGCGCGGGGTGATCCGGATGATGACGCGCGGGGAGTCGTCCGGCCTGCCGGGGTTGAACTCGTCGTACGGCTTGCCGGTGTACTTGTGCGACAGCTCGTCGACCAGCTGCCGCTCCTCGTCGACGGTCAGGGTGGCCGTGCCGCGGATCTCGGCGTATGTGTACGGCGAGTCGAACGGGAGCACCAGCACCGTCGCGCGCGGGTCGCGGCGCAGGTTCTGCTCCTTGCGGCGGCCGACGGTGGTGGAGATCAGCACGTCGTCGCCGTCCCGCTTGGCCCAGACCGGGGTCACCTGGGGGCTGCCGTCGGGCTGGATGGTCGCGAGGGTGACGAAGACCGGGCCGTCGAGGAGGGCCTTGAGGTCGTCGGACAGGGCGACTGCCATGGCGAATCCTTCCTGCGGGCTGTCGGGCGGGCGGCGACGGGCCGCGGGGGTACGGGACGCGGACCGCGGGGTACGGACGGATCCGCACTCCCGACTCTGCCCAACTCCCGTGCGCCGCGCGGGATTCCCACGCCGCCTGACCGATATTCACCCGTGGGCGGTCGGCCT includes:
- a CDS encoding PPOX class F420-dependent oxidoreductase, which encodes MAVALSDDLKALLDGPVFVTLATIQPDGSPQVTPVWAKRDGDDVLISTTVGRRKEQNLRRDPRATVLVLPFDSPYTYAEIRGTATLTVDEERQLVDELSHKYTGKPYDEFNPGRPDDSPRVIIRITPRKVIGRI
- the rlmB gene encoding 23S rRNA (guanosine(2251)-2'-O)-methyltransferase RlmB, which translates into the protein MAGNSQRRNRRTSNKKGMQVGSGGQRRRGLEGKGPTPPASARKGHVKNRIANAKAKQAAHRRPAPRRGGAKGTSELVVGRNPVFEALRDGVPATTLYVQQFIENDERVREALQLAADRGINLMEAPRPELDRMTNGLNHQGLVLQVPPYEYAHPEDLAAAAFDDGEDPLIVALDGVTDPRNLGAVVRSVAAFGGHGVVVPERRAAGMTAGAWKTSAGTAARTPVARATNLTRTLEGYQKAGMTVVGLAADGEMELQDLEVLDGPVVIVVGSEGKGLSRLVGETCDVRVRIPMPGGAESLNAGVAAGVVLWEAARRRA
- the cysS gene encoding cysteine--tRNA ligase, which translates into the protein MTIRLYDTSARQTRDFTPLTPGCVSIYLCGATVQAAPHIGHIRSGLNFDIMRRWFLHRGYDVTFIRNVTDIDDKIITKAADQGRPWWAIGYENEVAFNTAYDTLGCLRPTYEPRATGHIPEMIEMMRGLIDRGHAYAADGNVYFDVRSFPGYLELSNQELDNLLQPSGEGETGKRDPRDFAMWKAAKPGEPSWETPWGRGRPGWHLECSAMAHKYLGAAFDIHGGGVDLVFPHHENEIAQAKAYGDDFAGYWCHNAWVTMSGEKMSKSLGNSVLVSEMVKRWRPIVLRYYLGTPHYRSMIEYSEEALREAESAFARIEGFVQRVVEKAGPVEPAAEVPPAFAEAMDDDLGVPQALAIVHTTVRQGNSALTADDKESAVARLAEVRAMLGVLGLDPLDEHWSGGGTDRGEDLHGVVDSLVRLVLEQRQAARARKDYATADAIRDQLQQSGLAIEDTPSGPRWSLS